From the Leptolyngbyaceae cyanobacterium genome, one window contains:
- a CDS encoding PEP-CTERM sorting domain-containing protein, with translation MKNIFTKIATGAVTSTALSVAIAVDVPTASAASLFIANHGFEETILEEGGYTYREPIPGWQIYDPNNLFANGNSNYSVFNAVEASYPGGIVAEGNNVGAIFLANEVGSGVAGFSQILGDVLTAGKAYTLKVNIGDPFPDEYTGEGFPGYAVQLLAGGQVIAEDFNTQSFNPGTFITSTVSYTASANDNYLGQALEIRLLNVLTGTGKEVNFDNVRLDATSVPEPTSIFGLLGLGAFGAVSAFKKKRTSSQRG, from the coding sequence ATGAAAAACATATTTACTAAAATTGCCACCGGTGCAGTTACAAGTACTGCTCTTTCTGTTGCGATCGCAGTTGATGTTCCGACAGCAAGCGCAGCCAGCCTTTTTATTGCCAATCACGGGTTTGAAGAAACAATCCTGGAAGAAGGCGGATATACTTACAGAGAACCAATTCCAGGTTGGCAAATCTACGACCCCAACAACCTTTTCGCCAACGGAAATTCCAATTATTCCGTATTTAATGCTGTCGAAGCTTCTTATCCTGGCGGTATAGTTGCAGAAGGCAATAATGTGGGCGCTATTTTTCTGGCAAACGAAGTAGGAAGCGGTGTCGCAGGGTTTTCCCAAATCCTCGGTGATGTCCTGACTGCTGGTAAAGCCTATACTTTGAAAGTGAATATAGGCGATCCCTTCCCCGACGAATATACTGGCGAGGGTTTCCCCGGCTACGCCGTACAATTGCTAGCAGGCGGTCAGGTGATTGCCGAAGACTTTAACACCCAAAGTTTCAATCCGGGCACTTTTATCACTTCCACCGTATCCTATACAGCTAGCGCTAATGACAACTACTTAGGTCAAGCACTGGAAATCCGATTGCTCAACGTCCTAACAGGTACGGGTAAAGAAGTTAATTTCGATAACGTTCGCTTAGACGCAACTTCAGTTCCCGAACCTACATCAATTTTTGGCTTATTGGGATTAGGTGCTTTCGGTGCGGTTTCAGCTTTTAAGAAAAAGCGCACGTCCTCCCAACGGGGATAG
- a CDS encoding flotillin family protein: protein MKIFQKNRKFWGLAASVAASLALAGGIQPTNATLDDQNQNPSPEIIVAQTPSSNAQIANNDRQPQTIQKAEAWLLIPILVAAGVVIFVPLFFGGLVVISEREVGIVVKKFTIAGRALPPGRLIALNGEAGYQADTLAPGWHWGYWPWQYSVRKETVTVVPQGEIALLVAADGVPIPPERILGKVVECDNFQNARKFLTNGGEKGRQLGFLTAGTHRINTALFKVITAANAIKHGMAAEQLRVYTVASDRVGIVITLDGVPIQEGEIAGPVVADHNNFQNGQKFIQAGGRRGLQEQILLSGSWNLNPWFVQVEQVPMTEIPIGYVGVVISYVGKAHEDVSGASFTHGDLVRPGHKGVWTEPLYPGKHPVNTRIMKVELVPTTNIVLNWSARTERHNYDSKLASLTVRSTDGFAFDLEVAQIIHVGALDAPKVISRVGAMQNLVDHVLEPTIGNYFRNSAQAYTVLDFLSARTERQAEASEYIRTALLSYDVQAIDTLIGDIQPPAQLMQTQTDRKIAEEQRKTFEVQQMAQTQRQQLVRETALADIQEEMVKAEQSVSIAEQKANAQIKQATGEAESTKLKAIAEADAIRATGTAKADTYHAGVEALGSQGYTAMQLMQIIGDRKVRLIPDILVNGSNGGNGLVDGLLTMLLWNQSGSKSNNGTPTVPPQAGESTLPKSDNVPVIPVEFLPEPEKGKPKPSNNR from the coding sequence ATGAAAATTTTTCAAAAAAACCGTAAATTCTGGGGGTTAGCCGCATCAGTAGCAGCTTCCCTCGCGTTGGCGGGTGGCATTCAGCCGACTAACGCAACTTTAGATGACCAAAATCAAAATCCCTCGCCAGAAATCATCGTAGCACAAACGCCATCAAGTAATGCACAGATAGCAAATAACGATCGCCAACCTCAAACAATTCAAAAAGCAGAAGCTTGGTTATTAATTCCCATCTTGGTAGCAGCTGGCGTCGTGATATTTGTTCCCTTATTCTTTGGGGGTTTAGTTGTCATTAGCGAACGAGAAGTAGGGATTGTCGTCAAGAAATTTACCATTGCCGGTCGCGCACTTCCGCCCGGTCGTTTGATCGCCTTAAATGGAGAAGCTGGTTATCAAGCTGATACCCTAGCACCCGGTTGGCACTGGGGTTATTGGCCCTGGCAATACTCGGTTCGCAAAGAAACTGTGACGGTAGTTCCGCAAGGAGAAATTGCGCTTTTAGTAGCAGCAGATGGCGTTCCCATTCCACCAGAACGCATCTTAGGAAAAGTCGTAGAATGCGATAACTTTCAAAATGCCCGAAAATTCCTCACCAACGGTGGCGAAAAAGGTCGTCAGTTAGGCTTTTTAACTGCTGGTACTCACCGGATTAACACCGCTTTGTTCAAAGTAATTACTGCTGCGAATGCCATCAAACATGGCATGGCTGCGGAACAATTGCGAGTTTACACGGTAGCATCCGACCGAGTAGGCATTGTCATTACTTTAGACGGCGTTCCCATCCAAGAAGGAGAAATAGCTGGCCCAGTTGTAGCCGATCACAATAACTTCCAAAACGGTCAGAAATTCATCCAAGCAGGGGGAAGAAGAGGTTTGCAAGAACAAATTCTCTTATCTGGTTCTTGGAACTTAAATCCTTGGTTCGTACAAGTAGAACAAGTGCCGATGACGGAAATTCCGATCGGCTATGTTGGCGTGGTAATTTCTTATGTAGGCAAAGCGCACGAAGATGTCAGCGGCGCATCTTTCACCCACGGCGATTTAGTGCGTCCCGGACATAAAGGGGTGTGGACGGAACCGCTTTACCCCGGCAAACATCCGGTGAATACTCGCATTATGAAAGTAGAATTAGTGCCGACAACTAATATAGTATTGAACTGGTCGGCACGCACGGAAAGACATAATTACGATTCAAAATTAGCTTCTTTAACCGTGCGTTCTACTGATGGTTTTGCTTTTGATTTAGAAGTTGCTCAAATTATTCACGTCGGTGCTTTAGATGCGCCAAAAGTGATTTCTCGCGTTGGCGCAATGCAGAATTTGGTAGATCATGTATTAGAACCAACGATTGGTAATTACTTCCGCAATTCCGCCCAAGCTTACACGGTGTTAGATTTCTTAAGTGCTAGAACTGAACGACAAGCGGAAGCATCCGAGTATATTAGAACAGCTTTGCTGAGTTATGATGTGCAGGCGATCGATACTTTAATTGGTGATATTCAACCGCCAGCACAGTTGATGCAAACTCAGACCGATCGCAAAATTGCCGAAGAACAACGCAAAACCTTTGAAGTGCAACAAATGGCACAAACACAACGGCAACAACTGGTGAGGGAAACTGCTTTAGCTGATATTCAAGAAGAAATGGTGAAAGCAGAACAAAGCGTCAGCATTGCCGAACAAAAAGCCAATGCACAGATCAAACAAGCAACCGGTGAAGCTGAATCTACTAAACTAAAAGCGATTGCCGAAGCTGATGCAATTCGCGCCACTGGTACTGCTAAAGCCGATACTTACCACGCTGGTGTGGAAGCATTAGGATCGCAAGGTTACACGGCGATGCAGTTAATGCAAATTATCGGCGATCGTAAAGTGCGTTTAATTCCCGATATCTTAGTTAACGGTAGCAACGGCGGTAACGGTTTAGTTGATGGTTTGCTAACCATGTTGTTATGGAATCAATCAGGTAGTAAATCGAATAACGGTACACCGACTGTTCCTCCCCAAGCTGGGGAATCAACATTACCTAAATCAGACAACGTTCCGGTAATTCCCGTTGAGTTTTTACCAGAACCAGAAAAAGGTAAACCTAAACCGTCAAATAATCGATAA
- a CDS encoding tetratricopeptide repeat protein, with amino-acid sequence MAQKRKPRSVQATEAGLKILKEFKAANRDSEGQRLTLQRIADKAGVDPKTFKTFFYGGGVDPESASAICEKAFGLKVTDIVGVEAWNQVTSKPKSQNPEYSGVVDNPALGTQTTLKHHNNTPNSGAVEFVGRSKQLSELHQLLEQNNQVVIAAIAGMGGVGKTELAIQYAKEHKDTYKGGICWLYPKRGDIGGQIVEFAITHFQNLILPKGLTLAGQVEFCWQHWAEGQVLIVIDDVVDYKQIKPYLPSESRFKVLFTTREKFPKPLVRLDLDVLKPRGAFDLLKSLVGRDRLKREPWVARKLCKWLGYLPLGLELVGHYLAQDENLSLAEMLRRLERKRLRHHALENPEPTMTAQLGVADAFELSWERLDETAQRLGCHLSLYALAPIPWKPNELQIVVSEEDEKVIKEALEAQGITPEILEELANSIEATEEAKNKLVRMNLLQPCGYGTYRLHQLIREFLREKLETLPDAEELKCYFVKFMVEIAKHIPSPPNHNDRLTITSLIPHFEEVIEEMTNYLANSDFGYLFTLVISFYENQCLYLFAEQWCYKLRKKGQDRFQGDNLFVAFVQKRLALILRLQGRYSESETIYKMLIEFFKTRSDDRHIYLLVTQYELALVYIQQDRFDEAEATLKKCLNDVNQTNIYSYLDNEFNDLVEVYQNQEYLNYAGNLSIKDSSYTKDAKDKEPHILISVLNSLGNLYQEQGRYPEAELLLKKSLDFAKNLLGENHVSIAVYQNNLAHLYKLQGKYEEAKYLFAQSLDILKSFWGENHPQLAYILSNLGNLYSLQGIPDQAESFFKQALQMRKNFLGENHLDYAASLNDLGLLYTELGRYKAAKPLLLKSLEIKENLIGKRHLDYAISLNNLGMLYFFQQQLAKAEPLYLESLQIRIEILGEEHPDVASTLHNLAELYSYQERFDEAEAFWKKALDIAFRTLGDNHPDTVLYQQMLQFLPLIRTIPIELKQKMMSEYLDIFNKHPMLKKLSKARRKAQGFGKQPGVSIIKGIQSKDILQSPNFTNYLVPIAQRIFSQLSNHIKKQATEGYQKLGKGIVLIEVQSSYDELRISYREQEDCVKASQNAPSEMWNSVLMYLDMYNPEDNFIVLIVDPLENPGTNTCHHYMLPF; translated from the coding sequence ATGGCTCAAAAACGTAAACCCCGTAGCGTGCAGGCTACTGAAGCAGGGCTGAAAATACTTAAAGAATTCAAAGCTGCTAATCGTGACAGCGAAGGGCAGCGGCTCACTTTGCAGCGTATCGCGGATAAAGCAGGCGTAGATCCGAAGACCTTCAAGACCTTCTTCTACGGTGGTGGGGTCGATCCGGAGTCGGCATCTGCGATCTGTGAAAAGGCTTTTGGCTTAAAAGTGACAGATATTGTTGGAGTCGAAGCATGGAACCAGGTTACTTCAAAGCCAAAATCTCAAAATCCAGAATATTCAGGAGTAGTAGACAATCCAGCCTTGGGAACTCAGACAACTCTCAAACATCACAACAATACACCAAATAGCGGTGCTGTTGAGTTTGTTGGGCGTAGTAAGCAACTTTCGGAATTGCATCAACTTTTAGAGCAGAACAATCAAGTTGTAATTGCCGCGATCGCTGGTATGGGCGGTGTTGGCAAAACTGAACTGGCTATTCAGTATGCTAAAGAGCATAAAGACACATATAAAGGTGGTATTTGCTGGTTATATCCAAAACGCGGAGATATCGGCGGTCAAATTGTCGAATTTGCGATTACTCATTTTCAAAACTTGATCTTGCCCAAGGGACTGACATTAGCTGGCCAAGTCGAATTCTGCTGGCAACATTGGGCTGAAGGTCAAGTGCTAATTGTTATTGATGATGTTGTTGATTATAAGCAAATTAAGCCTTATTTGCCCTCTGAATCTCGCTTTAAAGTATTGTTTACAACACGGGAAAAGTTTCCAAAGCCTCTTGTACGCTTGGATTTAGATGTATTAAAACCGAGAGGCGCTTTTGATCTACTCAAGTCCTTGGTTGGTCGAGACAGGCTCAAACGAGAACCTTGGGTTGCAAGAAAGCTGTGTAAGTGGCTAGGTTATTTGCCTTTAGGCTTGGAATTAGTGGGGCACTACTTAGCGCAAGATGAAAATTTATCTTTAGCAGAAATGTTGCGCCGATTGGAGCGCAAACGCTTAAGACATCATGCTTTGGAAAATCCAGAACCGACTATGACGGCTCAACTAGGAGTTGCTGATGCTTTTGAGTTGAGTTGGGAACGCTTGGATGAAACTGCACAGCGTTTAGGCTGTCATCTGAGTTTGTATGCACTAGCTCCTATTCCTTGGAAACCGAATGAATTACAGATTGTAGTGAGTGAAGAAGATGAAAAAGTTATCAAAGAAGCATTAGAAGCGCAGGGAATTACACCGGAAATATTAGAAGAACTGGCAAACTCAATAGAAGCTACAGAGGAAGCAAAAAATAAGCTAGTCCGAATGAATTTGTTACAACCTTGCGGTTATGGTACTTACCGTCTGCATCAACTTATCAGAGAATTTTTGCGAGAAAAGCTAGAGACGCTACCAGACGCAGAAGAATTGAAATGTTATTTTGTAAAATTTATGGTAGAAATTGCAAAACATATACCAAGTCCGCCAAATCATAATGATAGATTAACTATTACTTCTCTTATTCCCCATTTTGAAGAAGTCATTGAAGAAATGACAAATTATCTGGCAAACTCAGACTTTGGCTATCTTTTCACTCTTGTAATTTCTTTTTATGAAAACCAATGTTTGTACTTATTTGCAGAGCAGTGGTGTTATAAATTACGCAAAAAGGGACAAGATCGTTTTCAGGGAGATAATCTTTTTGTGGCTTTTGTTCAAAAAAGGTTAGCGCTAATCTTAAGATTGCAAGGACGGTATAGTGAATCAGAAACTATTTACAAAATGTTGATTGAATTTTTCAAAACTCGTAGTGATGATCGTCATATCTATTTGCTAGTTACTCAATACGAGCTTGCCTTAGTTTACATACAGCAAGATCGTTTTGATGAAGCTGAAGCAACATTAAAGAAATGTTTAAATGATGTAAATCAAACAAATATTTACTCGTATTTAGATAACGAATTTAATGATTTAGTCGAAGTATATCAAAACCAAGAATATTTGAATTACGCTGGAAATTTGTCTATCAAAGATTCATCCTATACAAAAGATGCTAAAGATAAAGAGCCTCATATATTGATTAGTGTTTTAAATAGTCTAGGAAATTTGTATCAAGAGCAAGGTCGGTATCCGGAAGCTGAACTTTTACTAAAGAAAAGCCTAGATTTTGCTAAAAATTTATTAGGCGAGAATCACGTAAGTATTGCTGTTTATCAAAATAACTTAGCGCATCTTTACAAACTTCAAGGAAAATATGAAGAGGCTAAATATTTATTTGCTCAATCTCTAGATATACTTAAATCCTTTTGGGGTGAAAATCATCCACAGCTAGCCTATATTCTCAGCAATCTAGGAAATCTATATAGTTTGCAAGGCATTCCAGATCAAGCTGAATCATTCTTTAAGCAGGCTTTACAGATGAGAAAAAATTTTTTAGGCGAAAATCATCTTGACTATGCTGCTAGTCTCAATGATTTGGGTTTGCTTTATACAGAACTAGGTCGTTATAAAGCTGCCAAACCGTTGCTTTTAAAATCATTAGAAATAAAAGAAAACTTAATAGGTAAAAGGCATTTGGATTATGCCATCAGTTTGAATAACTTAGGGATGCTCTACTTTTTCCAACAACAACTTGCAAAGGCAGAACCGTTGTATTTAGAATCTTTGCAGATAAGAATAGAAATCTTAGGCGAAGAACATCCTGATGTTGCATCTACTTTACATAACTTAGCAGAATTGTATTCCTATCAAGAAAGATTTGATGAAGCAGAGGCGTTTTGGAAAAAAGCTTTGGACATCGCCTTTAGGACTTTAGGAGACAACCACCCTGATACTGTTTTGTACCAACAAATGCTGCAATTTCTACCCCTTATTCGCACTATACCTATTGAATTAAAACAGAAAATGATGTCTGAATATCTTGATATATTTAATAAACATCCTATGTTAAAAAAGCTTTCAAAAGCAAGAAGAAAAGCCCAAGGTTTTGGAAAGCAACCTGGTGTTTCAATTATCAAAGGTATTCAAAGTAAGGATATTCTTCAAAGCCCAAATTTCACCAATTACCTTGTCCCAATAGCTCAAAGGATATTTTCTCAATTAAGCAACCACATTAAGAAGCAAGCAACTGAAGGTTATCAGAAATTAGGCAAGGGCATTGTCTTGATTGAAGTACAAAGCTCCTATGATGAGCTTCGGATAAGTTATCGAGAACAAGAAGATTGTGTTAAAGCATCTCAAAATGCTCCTAGTGAGATGTGGAATTCAGTACTGATGTATTTAGATATGTACAACCCTGAAGATAATTTTATTGTTTTGATTGTAGATCCATTAGAAAATCCGGGGACAAATACTTGCCATCACTATATGTTACCTTTTTAA
- a CDS encoding BrnA antitoxin family protein: MNDEDIDYSDIPPLTDEFFENATLRVPAGQARNLIQLDADVMAWFREQSAEYRTTINSVLRRYIESSGGKQVV; encoded by the coding sequence ATGAATGATGAGGATATCGATTACTCCGATATTCCACCCCTGACTGATGAGTTTTTTGAGAATGCTACGCTGAGAGTACCAGCAGGACAAGCGCGTAATTTGATTCAGCTAGATGCTGATGTGATGGCATGGTTTCGAGAGCAAAGTGCAGAGTACAGAACTACGATTAATTCGGTGTTACGGCGTTATATCGAAAGTAGTGGTGGTAAACAGGTAGTTTAA
- a CDS encoding BrnT family toxin — MQFEWDEAKRSENIAKHRIDFADVPQIFDGPMLSELDERTDYGEDRWIGIGFLQNGVAVVVWTERQDDIIRIISARKANRYERQRFQQYLSYLLGGARGDE; from the coding sequence ATGCAGTTTGAATGGGACGAAGCGAAGAGATCGGAAAATATTGCCAAACATCGGATTGATTTCGCAGATGTTCCTCAGATATTTGATGGCCCAATGCTAAGTGAGCTTGATGAGCGTACTGACTATGGCGAGGATCGCTGGATCGGAATCGGCTTTTTGCAAAACGGTGTAGCGGTTGTTGTCTGGACAGAAAGGCAAGATGATATAATTCGGATCATATCAGCACGAAAGGCTAACCGATATGAGCGTCAACGATTCCAACAATACCTCTCGTACTTATTGGGCGGCGCTAGAGGCGATGAATGA
- a CDS encoding AarF/ABC1/UbiB kinase family protein, producing the protein MKIMFLTQSVSRQREIIEVVFGNGWEYMRRLLTGGKPDAPQLPPPAVLRKILIELGPVYVKLGQLLSTRPDLLPASYIDELSTLQDDVPPVPWVDIEVVLRQQLKQPLEEVFTSINPRAVAAGSIAQTHKAVLADGREVALKLQRPAIDIVVEQDISLIRGIADLVDRTDFGHTYDFKGLAEEFTTALRDELHFTKEASYTDELRRNMSTSRWFDPEQLVVPEVHWDLTTDKLLVLEWLDGVPLLSATFTTESNDNNGKEALSPAQKRRQVTTLLFRAFIQQLFIDGLFHADPHPGNIFYLKDGRVALLDCGLMGRLDPRSQRILTEMMLAIVNMDAQRCTQLTLQLAESAEATNLADLENDYDRMLRKYYNRSLSEINFSQVFYEVLQLARDNRIRLPSNMGLYAKTIANLEGAGRTFDPGVNLLDEIKPLLTDLFRRQLLGDNPVQTLLRTALDIKSLSLESPRQVELLLERITSETLKWNITVPEVDGLRRSLDDSANRLSFSIVVGSLIMGAAIISTKAQTSQLSFLSTALFAVASFLGLWLIISILRSGRLRS; encoded by the coding sequence ATGAAAATTATGTTTTTAACTCAAAGCGTTTCTCGCCAACGAGAAATTATCGAAGTTGTATTTGGTAACGGTTGGGAATATATGCGGCGGTTGCTGACTGGTGGAAAACCAGATGCACCTCAACTACCACCCCCAGCCGTTCTTCGCAAAATATTAATAGAATTAGGGCCAGTTTATGTTAAACTAGGACAACTTTTAAGCACTCGTCCCGACTTGTTGCCAGCATCTTATATTGATGAATTATCTACTCTGCAAGATGACGTACCGCCAGTACCTTGGGTAGATATTGAAGTGGTGCTGCGACAACAATTAAAACAACCTTTAGAAGAAGTTTTTACATCTATTAATCCTAGAGCAGTTGCGGCAGGTTCGATCGCCCAAACTCATAAAGCAGTATTGGCAGATGGCAGAGAAGTAGCCTTAAAACTTCAGCGTCCCGCCATTGATATCGTGGTAGAACAAGATATTAGCTTAATTCGGGGCATTGCCGATTTAGTCGATCGCACAGATTTCGGCCATACTTATGATTTTAAAGGATTAGCTGAAGAATTTACCACTGCATTGCGCGATGAGTTGCATTTTACTAAAGAAGCCAGCTACACCGACGAACTGCGGCGAAATATGTCTACCAGCCGTTGGTTCGATCCCGAACAATTGGTAGTACCAGAAGTTCATTGGGATTTAACAACTGACAAATTGCTGGTTTTAGAATGGCTGGATGGCGTACCGCTTTTATCAGCAACTTTCACCACAGAAAGTAATGATAACAACGGCAAAGAAGCACTTTCTCCCGCTCAAAAACGGCGACAAGTTACGACTCTTTTATTCCGCGCTTTTATTCAGCAACTTTTTATTGATGGACTTTTTCATGCTGACCCCCACCCCGGCAATATTTTCTATCTAAAAGATGGGCGAGTTGCATTACTGGATTGCGGTTTGATGGGACGTTTAGACCCCCGCAGCCAGCGCATTTTAACGGAAATGATGTTGGCAATTGTGAATATGGATGCCCAACGTTGCACTCAATTAACTTTGCAACTAGCCGAATCAGCGGAAGCAACCAATTTAGCAGATTTGGAAAATGATTATGACCGAATGCTGAGAAAATATTACAATCGCAGTTTGTCAGAAATAAATTTCAGTCAAGTATTTTATGAAGTGCTGCAACTTGCTAGGGATAATAGAATTCGGTTACCCAGCAATATGGGTTTGTATGCTAAAACAATTGCTAATTTAGAAGGTGCAGGACGTACTTTCGATCCCGGAGTTAACCTGTTAGATGAAATTAAGCCTTTACTAACAGATTTATTTAGGCGACAGTTGTTAGGAGATAACCCGGTGCAAACTCTGTTGAGAACTGCGTTAGACATCAAGAGTTTGTCGCTGGAATCTCCTCGCCAAGTAGAGTTATTGTTAGAACGAATTACTTCGGAAACTTTAAAATGGAATATAACTGTGCCAGAAGTGGATGGCTTGCGCCGCAGTTTAGATGATTCGGCTAATCGATTATCATTTAGTATTGTAGTTGGTTCCCTGATTATGGGGGCAGCGATTATTTCTACTAAAGCGCAGACGAGTCAGTTATCATTTTTAAGTACTGCTTTGTTTGCGGTGGCGAGTTTTTTGGGCTTGTGGTTGATTATTAGTATTTTGCGATCGGGAAGGTTGCGATCGTAA
- the yidD gene encoding membrane protein insertion efficiency factor YidD, which translates to MQTSTFESVAQVTLINCISGYQKYISPKKGFACPHRVLYGGESCSDYVKRTLTEQSLVSVVQSSLQRFRNCTAASKILTSNQTNAGFGCIVLPCCLPL; encoded by the coding sequence ATGCAAACCAGCACATTTGAATCCGTAGCCCAGGTAACACTAATTAATTGCATTAGCGGTTATCAAAAGTATATTTCACCCAAAAAGGGTTTTGCTTGTCCCCATCGAGTATTATACGGTGGGGAATCTTGTTCGGATTATGTGAAACGCACGTTAACCGAACAAAGTTTAGTTTCAGTGGTGCAATCTTCCCTACAAAGATTCAGAAATTGCACAGCCGCCAGCAAAATTTTAACCTCAAATCAAACAAATGCTGGTTTTGGGTGCATCGTTCTTCCCTGCTGTTTACCTCTTTAG
- a CDS encoding mannose-1-phosphate guanylyltransferase, whose translation MSNSLIPVILAGGKGERFWPLSRKERPKQFLSLDGSGRSLLQATSDRLLALAGVWEKLWVCTSNQLAEGVRSQLPELPNENLLVEPEGRDTGPAVAWATLEIARRYGENCVVGFFPADHWIADESAYIRTLQAATQLATEKDAIVTLGIKPSYGSTGYGYIEQGEEVGTFGELPAYRVSRFTEKPDRETAQEFLATGRFSWNSGMFVFRAGVVLNELRIHAPEIINPLLEKDVVAYSQLPKKSIDYALMEKTNLAYVIPASFGWDDLGDWNAIERLLKGDQPNVELATHVGMDTQGTILYAGDESEVIVTIGLEDVVVVRDRNVTLIVKKDRTQEIKQVLKKLQDDPKFSNLL comes from the coding sequence ATGAGTAACTCTTTGATACCTGTTATTCTGGCTGGTGGGAAAGGAGAAAGATTTTGGCCCCTGAGTCGTAAAGAGCGACCGAAGCAATTTTTAAGTTTAGATGGTAGTGGTAGGAGTCTGCTGCAAGCAACGTCAGACCGACTTTTGGCGCTGGCGGGAGTGTGGGAGAAGTTGTGGGTGTGTACTTCCAATCAGTTGGCGGAGGGAGTACGATCGCAATTACCCGAATTGCCGAATGAAAATTTGTTGGTAGAACCGGAAGGGCGGGACACTGGGCCAGCGGTAGCTTGGGCTACTCTGGAAATTGCCAGACGCTATGGAGAAAATTGCGTTGTGGGATTTTTCCCGGCGGATCATTGGATTGCGGACGAGTCAGCTTATATCCGAACTTTGCAAGCGGCTACGCAACTCGCCACGGAGAAGGATGCCATTGTTACTTTGGGTATTAAACCCAGTTATGGGTCTACTGGTTATGGTTATATCGAACAAGGGGAAGAAGTTGGTACGTTTGGAGAACTTCCTGCTTATCGGGTAAGTCGTTTTACGGAAAAACCCGATCGCGAAACTGCACAAGAGTTTTTAGCGACGGGACGTTTTAGCTGGAATAGCGGTATGTTCGTGTTTCGCGCTGGGGTAGTTTTAAATGAACTCCGCATTCACGCGCCGGAAATTATCAATCCTTTGCTAGAAAAGGATGTGGTTGCTTATTCTCAATTGCCGAAAAAGAGTATCGATTACGCTTTGATGGAGAAAACTAATTTGGCGTATGTGATACCCGCATCTTTTGGCTGGGATGATTTGGGTGATTGGAATGCGATCGAACGTTTGCTAAAAGGAGATCAACCGAACGTGGAGTTAGCTACCCACGTCGGGATGGATACCCAAGGAACAATTCTTTATGCTGGCGATGAGTCTGAGGTGATTGTTACGATCGGTTTGGAGGATGTGGTAGTGGTACGCGATCGCAACGTTACCCTAATCGTGAAAAAAGACCGCACGCAGGAAATCAAACAAGTACTCAAAAAACTACAAGACGATCCCAAATTCTCTAACTTGTTGTAA